In Candidatus Roseilinea sp., one DNA window encodes the following:
- the rimO gene encoding ribosomal protein S12 methylthiotransferase RimO encodes MKKSYYLLSLGCSKNTVDSDSIAQLLNASGYRGVENARQADVLIVNTCGFIGPARDESIRHLRALAERKKRHQLLIAAGCLAQLWGPKLVEAVPGLDGVIGTRRWMDIVAFIERVRGRARPEPLFHLPDEATTVGDDERGALRAAQQGASAYLKIADGCRRPCAFCTIPAIKGTMKSRPPELIVDEARRLTRRGVRELILIAQDLTDYGNDIGLRDGLAHLITDITRAAPQLDWLRLMYAYPGAVTDRLIEVIATNDKVVKYLDIPLQHAHPDTLRRMRRPSNIDWVYRTIGKMRDAIPGLAVRTTFIVGFPGETDAEFDALMRFVEEMQFDRVGVFTYSFEANTPSGRMPNQVPAEVAEARRDALMRRQQQISLAKNQRFIGATLTTLIEGNDPEQNISVGRTYRDAPEVDGLVIVEGTLPAGEMVPVKITGALEYDLTGAVMQEQPGIVL; translated from the coding sequence GTGAAGAAGTCATATTACCTGCTGTCGCTCGGCTGTTCCAAGAACACCGTGGACTCGGACAGCATCGCCCAGTTGCTGAATGCGTCCGGCTATCGCGGTGTCGAGAACGCGCGCCAAGCCGACGTGCTGATCGTCAACACGTGTGGCTTCATCGGCCCGGCGCGCGACGAATCCATTCGCCATCTGCGCGCCTTAGCCGAGCGCAAGAAGCGTCACCAGTTACTCATCGCCGCCGGCTGCCTGGCGCAGTTGTGGGGGCCGAAGCTGGTGGAGGCTGTACCGGGACTGGACGGCGTGATCGGCACGCGACGCTGGATGGACATCGTCGCGTTCATCGAGCGCGTGCGTGGGCGCGCCCGGCCCGAACCGTTGTTCCACCTGCCAGATGAGGCGACGACCGTGGGCGATGATGAGCGTGGTGCGCTGCGCGCGGCTCAGCAAGGTGCGAGCGCTTACCTCAAGATTGCCGACGGCTGTCGCCGCCCATGCGCCTTCTGCACCATTCCGGCAATCAAAGGCACAATGAAATCTCGCCCGCCGGAGCTGATCGTGGATGAAGCCCGGCGGCTGACCCGGCGCGGCGTGCGCGAGCTGATCTTGATCGCGCAGGACTTGACCGATTACGGCAACGACATCGGCCTGCGCGACGGCCTGGCGCACTTGATCACAGACATCACCCGCGCGGCGCCGCAGCTCGACTGGTTACGGTTGATGTATGCCTACCCCGGCGCGGTCACCGATCGGCTAATCGAAGTAATCGCTACCAACGACAAAGTAGTCAAATATCTAGATATCCCGCTGCAGCATGCGCACCCGGACACGCTGCGCCGCATGCGCCGGCCGAGCAACATAGACTGGGTGTATCGAACGATCGGCAAGATGCGCGACGCCATCCCCGGCTTGGCCGTGCGCACCACCTTCATCGTCGGCTTCCCCGGGGAGACCGATGCCGAATTCGACGCGCTCATGCGGTTTGTCGAGGAGATGCAGTTCGACCGCGTCGGCGTTTTCACCTACTCGTTCGAAGCCAACACGCCGAGCGGCCGGATGCCCAACCAAGTGCCCGCCGAGGTCGCCGAGGCGCGCCGCGATGCGCTGATGCGCCGGCAACAGCAAATCTCGCTAGCCAAGAACCAGCGTTTCATCGGCGCAACGCTGACGACGTTGATCGAGGGCAACGATCCAGAGCAGAACATCAGCGTCGGTCGCACCTACCGCGATGCGCCGGAGGTGGATGGGCTGGTGATCGTCGAAGGCACGCTACCCGCGGGCGAGATGGTTCCGGTCAAGATCACCGGCGCGCTGGAATACGACCTCACCGGCGCGGTGATGCAGGAACAGCCGGGGATCGTGCTCTAG
- a CDS encoding peptidase M50, producing the protein MPLDRLELIARLRSAVEDVMSVEAYTVQPNGEISLRGQLRLPPDQAYRQMRPRVEDVGYTPYLRADGERYEVLAVPGVIPRTQSNPTINLVLFVATVISVIFTGGLTADGFDLGNGLMFGASLLGILGVHEAGHYVVGRLRGARVSLPYFIPLPAPFSFVGTLGAVIVQREPFENRRTLLEIAVAGPLAGFILAVPLFVLGIWLSHVEPLPPAGEYITLGDSLLTRLVGVARFGRVYPSDGYDIMLHPIALGAWIGLLITAINLIPAGQLDGGHIAYALLGSRARYLSYVVILAMFGLALIAQTWLVWAVLLFFFARQHPPPLNEAVRLQSHHYALIVAAVLVFVLTFVPRPVY; encoded by the coding sequence ATGCCGCTTGATCGCCTGGAACTCATCGCCCGACTGCGCTCGGCCGTAGAAGATGTGATGAGCGTCGAGGCCTACACGGTGCAGCCCAACGGCGAGATCAGCTTACGCGGACAACTGAGGCTGCCGCCCGATCAGGCGTATCGCCAGATGCGGCCGCGTGTCGAGGATGTGGGCTACACGCCCTATCTGCGCGCCGACGGCGAGCGCTACGAAGTGCTGGCTGTGCCGGGTGTGATTCCGCGCACGCAGTCGAACCCCACGATCAACCTGGTTTTGTTCGTTGCTACGGTGATCTCGGTGATCTTCACCGGTGGTCTGACGGCCGATGGCTTCGACCTGGGTAATGGGTTGATGTTTGGTGCATCGCTGTTGGGCATCCTGGGCGTGCACGAGGCCGGCCATTACGTCGTCGGCCGGCTGCGCGGGGCGCGCGTGTCGCTGCCCTATTTCATCCCGCTGCCGGCGCCGTTCAGCTTCGTCGGCACGCTCGGCGCGGTCATTGTTCAACGTGAGCCGTTCGAGAACCGCCGTACGCTGCTGGAGATCGCCGTCGCCGGGCCTTTGGCCGGCTTCATCCTCGCCGTGCCGCTGTTCGTGCTCGGCATCTGGCTGTCGCACGTGGAGCCGTTGCCGCCGGCGGGCGAATACATCACCCTGGGCGATTCGCTCCTCACGCGGCTGGTCGGCGTCGCGCGCTTCGGAAGGGTGTATCCGAGCGATGGCTATGACATCATGCTGCACCCGATCGCGCTGGGCGCGTGGATCGGGCTGCTGATCACGGCCATCAACTTGATCCCGGCCGGCCAGCTCGACGGCGGACACATTGCCTACGCGCTGCTCGGCTCGCGGGCGCGCTATTTGTCCTACGTCGTCATCCTGGCCATGTTCGGCCTGGCGCTGATTGCGCAGACTTGGCTGGTGTGGGCGGTGCTGTTGTTCTTCTTCGCCCGCCAGCATCCGCCGCCGCTCAACGAAGCCGTGCGGCTGCAATCGCATCACTACGCCCTCATCGTCGCTGCTGTGCTAGTGTTCGTTTTGACGTTCGTTCCCAGGCCGGTTTATTGA
- a CDS encoding histidine kinase, translating to MTLSPVALNLADLFHVIVDAVIAFDGEQRILFFNRGAEAIFGYASQEVLGQPLDILLPERFVAIHRRHFEEFAASPVASRPMSERRPVYARHKDGREFPAEAAIAKLDRDGEQLFVVIMRDITQRQRLEDELRVRAQQAAVAAERSRLARDLHDAVTQTLFSVSVIADVLPRIWERNPEEGRRRLNELRQLSRGALAEMRTLLLELRPSALMEANLGDLLRQLAASINSRSGVEVDVKVEGAAELSPDVKVSLYRIAQEALNNVAKHSNAAHARVVLSMSPGSGTSNGQVRLVIADDGCGFDTKISKPTHIGLDIMNERAAAIGARLTIQSEIGAGTTVQVEIGN from the coding sequence ATGACGCTCTCTCCTGTAGCGTTGAACCTCGCCGATCTGTTTCACGTCATCGTGGATGCCGTCATTGCGTTCGACGGCGAGCAGCGCATCCTGTTCTTCAATCGGGGCGCGGAGGCCATTTTTGGCTATGCGTCCCAGGAGGTGCTGGGACAGCCGCTGGACATCCTCCTCCCCGAACGATTCGTGGCAATTCATCGCCGCCACTTCGAGGAGTTCGCCGCCTCACCGGTCGCGTCGCGGCCGATGAGCGAACGGCGGCCGGTCTACGCGCGGCACAAAGACGGTCGGGAGTTCCCTGCCGAGGCCGCCATCGCCAAGCTGGACCGTGACGGCGAACAGTTGTTCGTCGTCATCATGCGCGACATCACGCAACGGCAACGCTTGGAGGACGAACTGCGCGTGCGCGCGCAGCAGGCGGCCGTCGCAGCGGAGCGCAGCCGGCTGGCGCGTGACCTGCACGACGCCGTCACCCAGACCCTGTTCTCGGTCAGCGTGATCGCCGATGTGTTGCCCCGCATCTGGGAGCGCAACCCCGAAGAAGGCCGACGCCGCTTGAACGAGCTGCGCCAGCTCAGCCGGGGCGCGCTGGCCGAGATGCGCACGCTGCTGCTGGAGCTGCGTCCGTCCGCGCTGATGGAAGCCAACCTGGGCGACCTGCTGCGCCAGCTCGCCGCCTCGATCAACAGCCGGTCGGGCGTAGAGGTGGACGTGAAAGTCGAAGGGGCTGCCGAGCTGTCGCCCGACGTGAAGGTCTCGCTCTACCGCATCGCGCAGGAAGCGCTGAACAACGTCGCCAAGCATAGCAACGCCGCGCATGCGCGCGTCGTGCTGAGCATGAGCCCAGGCAGTGGGACGTCGAACGGGCAGGTGCGGCTCGTGATCGCCGACGATGGCTGCGGCTTCGATACTAAGATCAGCAAACCTACCCATATTGGGCTGGACATCATGAACGAACGCGCCGCCGCCATCGGTGCGCGCCTGACGATCCAAAGCGAGATCGGCGCCGGGACGACGGTGCAGGTCGAGATCGGGAACTAA
- the fabF gene encoding 3-oxoacyl-[acyl-carrier-protein] synthase 2, whose translation MEQAVISNNHHSQSAPRVVITGMGAITPLGHDVQTTWDAIVAGTSGVGYITLFDHSQIDVHIAAEVKNFDPAAHFGAKDARRLDRVSQLALVAAKQALEDARLTITEDNTYDVAVIVGSGIGGITTLLNEHQVMMTKGHRRISPFAVPMMLPDTATGQIAIHFGIRGPNLCIVTACASGVNALGEAFELIRAGRAKAAITGGCETPINPFSMSAFNNMGALSSYNDDPEHASRPFDKTRNGFVTGEGAAMLVIESLDHARARGAHIYAEVLGYGCTDDAFHITAPDTRGPAMAMRIALKQAGLQPAQIDYLNAHGTSTPLNDVNETRAIKDVFGETAYDLHISSTKSMTGHSFGAVGAIESVICVKAINDDIVPPTINYVYPDPECDLNYTPNTAVRKPIRTVMSNSFGFGGHNGCIIFSEFDE comes from the coding sequence ATGGAGCAAGCAGTGATCAGCAATAACCACCATTCCCAATCCGCGCCGCGTGTCGTCATCACCGGCATGGGCGCGATTACGCCCTTGGGGCACGACGTACAAACGACCTGGGATGCCATCGTCGCAGGCACATCCGGTGTCGGCTACATCACCCTCTTCGACCACAGCCAGATTGACGTGCACATCGCCGCCGAGGTCAAGAACTTCGACCCCGCCGCGCACTTCGGCGCCAAGGATGCGCGCCGGCTGGACCGCGTATCGCAGCTCGCGCTGGTGGCGGCCAAGCAGGCGCTCGAAGACGCTCGGCTGACCATCACCGAGGATAATACTTACGACGTCGCAGTGATCGTCGGCAGCGGCATCGGCGGCATCACGACACTGCTCAACGAGCATCAAGTGATGATGACGAAGGGCCACCGGCGCATCAGCCCGTTCGCCGTGCCGATGATGCTGCCCGACACGGCCACCGGCCAGATCGCCATTCACTTCGGCATTCGCGGCCCGAACCTGTGCATTGTGACGGCGTGCGCCAGCGGCGTCAACGCCCTGGGCGAGGCGTTCGAGTTGATCCGCGCCGGTCGCGCCAAGGCGGCCATCACCGGCGGCTGCGAGACGCCGATCAATCCGTTCTCGATGTCGGCTTTCAACAACATGGGCGCGTTGTCCTCATACAATGACGATCCAGAGCATGCCAGCCGGCCGTTCGACAAGACGCGCAACGGCTTCGTCACTGGCGAGGGCGCGGCCATGCTCGTGATCGAATCGCTCGACCATGCGCGGGCGCGCGGCGCGCACATCTATGCCGAAGTGCTCGGCTACGGTTGCACCGACGACGCCTTCCACATCACCGCGCCCGACACGCGCGGGCCGGCGATGGCCATGCGCATTGCGCTCAAGCAGGCCGGCCTGCAGCCTGCGCAGATTGACTATCTCAACGCGCATGGCACGAGCACGCCGCTCAACGATGTAAACGAAACGCGCGCCATCAAGGATGTGTTCGGAGAAACGGCCTATGATCTACATATCAGCTCCACCAAGTCCATGACTGGGCACTCGTTCGGCGCTGTCGGCGCGATCGAGTCGGTGATCTGCGTCAAGGCCATCAACGACGACATCGTCCCACCCACGATCAACTACGTGTATCCTGATCCTGAGTGCGACTTGAACTACACGCCGAACACCGCCGTGCGCAAGCCCATCCGGACCGTGATGTCGAATTCGTTCGGCTTCGGCGGCCACAACGGGTGCATCATCTTTTCGGAGTTCGACGAGTGA
- the fabH gene encoding 3-oxoacyl-[acyl-carrier-protein] synthase 3 produces MRYAHITGWGKYVPQRVLTNDELAQMVETSDGWIRDRTGIAERRIAGPNDTTASMGIAAAIEALDVAGVSGSQLDLIIVATTTPEHLFPATACLVQDALGATRAGAFDLSAACSGFVYGLSMGADAIRAGSANTVLVVGSETLSRIVNWKDRNTCVLFGDGAGAVVLQASDQPGGVLSTLLRADGSGGELLIVPAGGSKQPLTSEALERNLHTIQMNGREVFRFAARVMDRATREVIYKAGWTTDQVDIFVPHQANLRIIELAAKSLGVPLDKFYCNIARYGNTSAASIPIALAEAAESGALHPKDRVVIVGFGAGLTWAAAAMEWSEPRPTRRSQKTLHRIGYGVASVRSRALRLFRRVEDRIFGTLDPTLHPPPRELPGKNGSEPNKVADGRESTSTSRPEAVTTNNSARAEASTVNVNNSNSG; encoded by the coding sequence ATGAGATATGCGCACATCACCGGCTGGGGCAAGTATGTCCCCCAGCGTGTCCTGACCAACGATGAGCTCGCTCAGATGGTCGAGACGTCCGACGGCTGGATTCGCGATCGCACCGGCATCGCCGAGCGACGCATCGCCGGCCCGAACGACACGACGGCCAGCATGGGCATCGCCGCGGCCATCGAAGCGCTGGATGTGGCCGGCGTGAGCGGCAGCCAACTCGACCTGATCATCGTGGCGACGACGACACCGGAGCACCTCTTCCCGGCGACTGCGTGCCTCGTCCAGGACGCGCTCGGGGCAACGCGCGCCGGCGCGTTCGACCTGAGTGCGGCCTGCTCCGGCTTCGTCTACGGCCTGAGTATGGGCGCCGACGCGATCAGGGCGGGCAGCGCAAATACGGTGCTTGTAGTCGGTTCCGAGACGCTCTCGCGCATCGTGAACTGGAAGGATCGCAACACCTGCGTGCTGTTCGGCGACGGCGCCGGCGCGGTGGTGCTGCAAGCCAGCGACCAGCCGGGCGGCGTCCTCTCGACGTTGCTACGGGCCGACGGCTCGGGAGGCGAATTGCTCATCGTCCCTGCCGGCGGCAGCAAGCAACCCTTGACGTCCGAAGCGCTCGAGCGCAACCTGCACACGATCCAGATGAACGGGCGTGAGGTGTTTCGCTTCGCAGCCCGCGTGATGGACCGGGCGACGCGCGAGGTGATCTACAAGGCCGGCTGGACGACCGATCAGGTGGACATCTTCGTGCCGCACCAGGCGAACCTACGCATCATCGAGCTGGCGGCCAAGTCGCTCGGCGTGCCGCTCGACAAGTTCTATTGCAACATCGCGCGCTACGGCAACACCAGCGCCGCCTCGATCCCGATTGCATTGGCCGAGGCGGCGGAAAGTGGGGCGTTGCACCCAAAAGATCGCGTGGTCATCGTCGGGTTCGGCGCCGGGTTGACGTGGGCGGCGGCAGCGATGGAGTGGAGCGAGCCCCGGCCGACGCGCCGGTCGCAGAAGACGCTTCATCGCATCGGCTACGGCGTGGCCAGCGTGCGCTCGCGCGCCTTGCGCCTGTTCCGGCGCGTCGAGGATCGCATCTTCGGCACGCTCGACCCCACGCTCCATCCACCCCCGCGCGAATTGCCGGGCAAGAACGGCAGCGAGCCGAACAAGGTCGCCGATGGACGCGAATCTACGTCCACGTCGAGGCCAGAAGCCGTTACAACGAACAACTCGGCCCGGGCCGAAGCGAGCACCGTCAACGTCAACAACAGTAACAGCGGTTGA
- the fmt gene encoding methionyl-tRNA formyltransferase, with amino-acid sequence MTRVIFMGTPAFAVPSLAALIEAKYEIAAVVTQPDAPAGRGRQLKPSPVKMLAQQHGLNVLQPASLKPSEVVEALRALEPEVIVVAAFGQILRQNVLDLPKHHCLNVHASLLPRWRGASPVSAAIAAGDAITGVTIMLMEAGLDSGPILSQREEPIRPDDTTGSLTDRLARIGAELLIETLPKWLAGEITPKKQDESLVTLAGRLKKEDGKLDWSQSATALERHVRAMSPWPSAFTTWQGRQLKVLRAELATFEHKNKLPNGAVLIDRNHVYVQCGDGGMLRLIEVQLEGKRAMDADAFARGHPNLAGSVLGG; translated from the coding sequence ATGACCAGAGTGATCTTCATGGGCACGCCGGCCTTTGCCGTGCCATCGCTGGCTGCCCTCATCGAGGCGAAGTACGAGATCGCCGCCGTCGTCACCCAGCCGGATGCACCCGCCGGCCGTGGCCGGCAACTCAAACCCTCGCCGGTCAAGATGCTGGCACAGCAGCACGGGCTCAACGTCCTCCAGCCGGCATCGCTCAAGCCCTCCGAGGTCGTCGAGGCGCTGCGCGCGCTCGAGCCGGAGGTCATCGTCGTAGCCGCTTTCGGGCAGATTCTGCGCCAGAACGTGCTCGACCTGCCCAAGCATCACTGCCTCAACGTCCATGCGTCGCTGCTGCCGCGCTGGCGCGGCGCGTCGCCTGTGAGCGCGGCCATCGCCGCCGGCGACGCCATCACTGGTGTCACCATCATGCTGATGGAAGCCGGGCTGGACTCCGGACCGATTCTCTCGCAGCGCGAAGAACCCATCCGCCCGGACGACACAACCGGCTCGCTCACCGATCGCCTGGCGCGCATCGGCGCAGAACTGCTAATCGAGACGCTGCCGAAGTGGTTGGCCGGCGAGATCACGCCCAAGAAGCAAGACGAGTCGCTCGTCACGCTGGCAGGGCGCTTGAAGAAGGAAGACGGCAAGCTGGATTGGTCGCAAAGCGCAACAGCGCTCGAACGGCACGTGCGCGCGATGTCGCCCTGGCCTTCGGCGTTCACCACGTGGCAGGGACGACAACTGAAAGTACTGCGCGCCGAACTCGCCACTTTCGAACACAAGAACAAGTTGCCCAACGGCGCCGTGCTCATTGATCGCAATCACGTCTATGTGCAGTGCGGCGATGGGGGGATGTTGCGCTTGATCGAGGTGCAACTCGAAGGCAAGCGCGCGATGGATGCGGACGCCTTCGCGCGCGGCCACCCCAATCTGGCCGGCAGCGTGCTGGGGGGATAG
- a CDS encoding ABC transporter permease, whose product MQASLPSSQDYATRKRLQPWLTNGAMILIVALLMLPIALTLSTSFKREQDVLRRPPVLFPCDGPDGQFRLSECRFVVEGYERVIAPRPDPNSLLGFSLTGRMFSTYVPNTLLYALVSSGLVFVLSGFAGYAFSRYRFRGRRALMVAILAITGIPLLTNLLALYQMAVDLRKAGIPGYDERMFIIAVYVGFQLPFSVWIVKGFFDTIPRELEEAAFIDGCTPIGALWRIVVPLAMPGLLAAFLLCFVNVWNEFIAGYLLINKRDLRTVMFGMYDFLSQNIINYQVVAAACVLIAAPVVILFLFTRKTFFRAMTEGAVKG is encoded by the coding sequence ATGCAAGCCAGCCTGCCTTCTTCTCAGGACTACGCAACGCGCAAGCGGCTGCAGCCATGGCTGACCAACGGCGCCATGATCCTCATCGTCGCGCTGTTGATGCTGCCGATCGCGCTCACGCTGAGCACGTCATTCAAGCGCGAGCAGGACGTACTGCGCAGGCCGCCGGTGCTCTTCCCATGCGACGGGCCGGACGGCCAGTTCCGCCTCTCGGAATGCCGCTTTGTCGTTGAGGGCTATGAGCGGGTGATCGCACCGCGCCCCGATCCGAATTCTCTCCTGGGCTTCAGCCTGACCGGCCGCATGTTCAGCACCTACGTGCCGAACACGTTACTCTATGCCCTGGTCTCGTCGGGGCTGGTGTTCGTGCTGTCCGGGTTTGCCGGCTATGCGTTCTCGCGCTATCGCTTTCGCGGCCGGCGGGCGCTCATGGTCGCCATCCTCGCCATCACCGGCATCCCCTTGTTGACGAACCTGCTGGCACTGTATCAAATGGCGGTGGATTTGCGCAAGGCCGGCATCCCCGGCTACGACGAGCGCATGTTCATCATCGCGGTCTACGTCGGCTTCCAGCTGCCGTTCAGCGTATGGATCGTCAAAGGCTTCTTCGATACCATCCCGCGCGAGCTGGAAGAAGCGGCGTTCATTGACGGCTGCACGCCGATCGGCGCATTGTGGCGCATCGTCGTGCCGCTGGCGATGCCCGGTTTGCTGGCGGCCTTCCTGCTGTGCTTCGTCAACGTGTGGAACGAGTTCATCGCCGGCTACCTGCTGATCAACAAGCGCGACTTGCGCACGGTGATGTTCGGAATGTACGACTTCCTCAGCCAGAACATCATCAACTACCAGGTGGTCGCGGCAGCCTGTGTGCTGATCGCCGCGCCCGTGGTCATCCTCTTCCTGTTCACGCGCAAGACGTTCTTCCGGGCGATGACCGAAGGCGCGGTCAAGGGGTGA
- a CDS encoding ABC transporter permease: protein MATQAQTASTPTQTASRRIRQGGFFNQTLPFWLLLPTLLILAAIQFYPGFYSIWLSFQERQGAAWNFVGLRNFERVFGSAAFRESIGHTAVFLVGYIVVTMIASLVIALLLNRKLKLSGVYISLIFIPWVIADVIAGLVFGLLVVPDYGLLSPILSNPTLFPPNGLSIPSDPAPRPWIPGFPFPPAPAMYYLILATAWRALPFVTLLILAALKTVPQEIIESARIDGASGAQALRFITLPLILPTLVVALFSLILGGMNGIGLVFTLTRGGPGTATEVLSFLLYTIGFSRLEFGRAAALSVFIAVINLTLIVLTLRFSRSEERLA from the coding sequence ATGGCGACACAGGCACAAACCGCGAGCACACCCACCCAAACCGCAAGCAGGCGGATCCGGCAGGGTGGCTTCTTCAACCAGACGCTCCCCTTCTGGTTGTTGCTGCCCACGCTGCTCATCCTCGCGGCCATTCAGTTCTATCCCGGCTTCTACTCCATCTGGCTCAGCTTCCAGGAGCGCCAGGGAGCGGCCTGGAACTTCGTTGGACTGCGCAACTTCGAGCGCGTGTTCGGCAGTGCTGCATTTCGGGAGAGCATCGGTCATACAGCGGTGTTCCTAGTTGGCTACATCGTGGTGACCATGATCGCGTCACTGGTCATCGCGCTGCTGCTCAATCGCAAGCTCAAGCTCTCAGGCGTCTACATTTCGCTGATCTTCATCCCGTGGGTGATCGCCGACGTGATCGCCGGCCTAGTGTTCGGCCTGCTGGTGGTGCCGGACTACGGCCTACTCTCACCCATTCTGTCGAACCCGACCCTGTTCCCGCCGAACGGCCTGTCCATTCCATCCGACCCTGCGCCGCGGCCGTGGATTCCCGGCTTTCCATTTCCGCCGGCGCCGGCTATGTATTACCTAATCCTGGCTACGGCATGGCGCGCCCTGCCGTTCGTCACTCTGCTTATCTTGGCCGCGCTCAAAACCGTGCCCCAGGAGATCATCGAGAGCGCGCGCATTGACGGCGCGTCTGGCGCGCAGGCGCTGCGCTTCATCACCCTGCCGCTGATCCTGCCCACGTTGGTCGTCGCGCTGTTCAGCCTGATCCTGGGCGGCATGAACGGCATCGGCCTGGTGTTCACCCTGACCCGCGGCGGACCGGGCACGGCGACCGAGGTGCTGAGCTTCCTGCTTTACACCATTGGCTTTAGCCGGCTGGAATTCGGACGAGCCGCGGCCTTGTCAGTGTTCATCGCTGTGATCAATCTGACGTTGATCGTGCTTACCCTACGCTTCTCGCGCTCGGAGGAGCGCCTCGCCTGA
- a CDS encoding DNA-binding response regulator, with protein MGASNDEKGMIRVLIVDDHPMVRSGLKALLSAYEDLELAGEASNGAEAVRLCARLKPDVVLMDLVMPEMDGAAATRTIREQNPDVRVVVLTSFKEDELVQGALRAGAIGYLLKNVSADELASAIRAAHAGRPTLAPEATQALIHATTQPPAIGSDLTEREREVLALMVQGLSNHDIASKLYVSQSTVKFHVSSILSKLYVNNRTEAVALAVKQKLV; from the coding sequence ATGGGCGCGAGTAACGACGAGAAAGGGATGATCCGAGTTTTGATCGTTGACGACCACCCGATGGTGCGCAGCGGGCTGAAGGCGCTGTTGTCAGCCTACGAGGACCTTGAACTTGCCGGCGAGGCATCCAACGGCGCCGAGGCAGTGCGCTTGTGCGCGCGCCTGAAGCCCGACGTGGTGCTAATGGACTTGGTGATGCCGGAGATGGACGGCGCCGCAGCGACGCGAACCATCCGCGAGCAGAACCCGGATGTGCGGGTCGTTGTGCTCACCAGCTTCAAGGAAGATGAATTGGTGCAGGGCGCGTTGCGCGCCGGCGCGATCGGCTATCTGCTCAAAAACGTCTCCGCCGACGAGCTGGCCAGCGCCATTCGCGCCGCGCATGCCGGCCGGCCAACGCTCGCGCCGGAGGCGACTCAGGCGCTCATCCATGCGACTACGCAGCCGCCGGCCATCGGCAGCGACCTGACCGAGCGCGAGCGCGAGGTGCTTGCCCTGATGGTGCAAGGGCTGAGCAACCACGACATCGCCTCGAAGCTCTACGTCAGCCAGTCCACCGTCAAGTTCCACGTCAGCAGCATCCTCTCCAAGCTGTATGTGAACAACCGCACCGAGGCCGTGGCGTTGGCAGTGAAGCAGAAGCTGGTGTAG
- a CDS encoding N-acetyltransferase GCN5, whose amino-acid sequence MSEILILNTQAEYVEQCAALQPLCYPTLAKEEQFTAEHFANHIRLFPEGQFMAIDRETGRVVGTTAGFLTYYDRIDQEHFRHHKFIDAIAGGWLTNHNPRGNYYYGVDMCVHPEYRGRGIARKLHDARKSLCKRMNLKGQVIGGMIPGFAAYKHVMTAHEYVRYVQAGLIYDSTLTTQLRNGFVLRGMLQNYLDDPPTDGWSTLLEWHNPDYIEFGLPTPHLPHSMIHNVPSADHPRSAYP is encoded by the coding sequence TTGAGTGAAATCCTGATTCTCAACACCCAGGCCGAGTATGTCGAACAGTGCGCCGCGCTGCAGCCGCTATGCTACCCTACCTTGGCCAAAGAGGAGCAATTCACAGCGGAGCACTTTGCCAACCATATTCGGCTGTTTCCAGAAGGCCAGTTCATGGCGATTGACCGCGAGACTGGCCGCGTCGTTGGCACCACGGCAGGCTTCCTCACCTACTACGATCGCATAGACCAAGAACACTTCCGGCATCACAAATTCATTGATGCCATCGCCGGCGGATGGCTGACCAACCACAACCCACGCGGCAACTATTACTACGGCGTGGACATGTGCGTGCATCCGGAGTATCGCGGCCGCGGCATCGCGCGCAAGCTGCACGACGCGCGTAAGTCGCTGTGCAAACGGATGAATCTGAAAGGTCAAGTCATCGGCGGCATGATTCCCGGCTTCGCCGCTTACAAGCACGTGATGACAGCCCACGAGTATGTGCGCTATGTGCAAGCCGGGCTGATCTATGACAGTACGTTGACGACGCAACTGCGCAATGGCTTCGTGCTGCGCGGCATGCTGCAGAACTACCTGGACGATCCCCCGACCGACGGATGGTCCACGTTGCTGGAGTGGCACAATCCCGACTACATCGAATTCGGCCTGCCCACGCCGCACTTGCCGCACAGCATGATCCACAATGTACCGTCAGCCGACCATCCACGTAGCGCTTATCCGTAG